The genomic stretch TATCCGGTGCCGGCGGCCGGAGCGGCAGCCGCCTTCCCGTCCGCGGCGGCCGGCCGGTGTGTGGAGACATCGAGGCCGGCCACCTCGGGGTGCTGGAGCTTGTACAGCTCAATCTTGCGTTCGTGAGCCCGTTCCCGGGAGCCCAGAAAGGCGCGGAACCCGCCGGCGGCCATGCCTCCGAGGGGGAAGAGGAGCCACCAGTACGCGGAAAAAAGTTCAGGAAAGGACATATTCCCATCGTGTCACCTTGCCGGCAGGGCACCAATAGTTACGGCGGGGTGTCGGCGGTGATTGTTCGCCCCGCTTCCGTTCAGGACCTCGCAACGCGGAGGGCGGAGCCGTCGACTACGCGTCCGGTTCGGCCGGCCCGGCCAATACCGTCTGCCCGGCCAGGGCCTTCAACCCCACGGCGGAATTGCTGATGAGCTGGTAAGCGACCTCGATGATCCGGTCCCTGTTCGCGGTGGTGCCGCCCAGCACGGCGTCGATCAGCATGTTGTTGACCCCGCCCACCATGGACACTGCTGTCAGCCGGGCAACGTCCAGGACACCCGCCAAGGCGTCATCGCCCGGGTTGGCAGCGAGCCGGGCGTCGGCTTCGGCGGCGTCGATCCCGCTCAGGAGCAGCAGCTGGCGCCTGGATTCCTCGGCGAACGCCGTCATGGATGCGTGCCGCTTGGATTCGAGTTCGTGCGAGACCCCCACAATCTCCACCAGGATGATCTGCGCGTGGCGGGGGTCCACCAGCATGTAGTTGACCACGGCGGCCATGCCCGCACGGACGGATTCATGCACATCGCTGGCCGGCGCCGACAGCGCCGCCACAACATCCTGCATCAGCCCGGTGGAGAGGGAGTCATAGACGGTGGTGAGCAGCTCTTCGCGTGATTCGAACGACTCGTAGAAATAACGTTCGCTCAGCCCCGCCTGTTGGCACAGCACCTTGATCTTGGCCGCCCCGTACCCCACGGTGCCGAACACCTCGATGCCGGCCCGGACCAGCCTCGCGCGCCGTTCCTTGGCGCGTTCGGAGGGCTGCAGACCGGAGTAAATCCTCCCCGCGGCTGCTGCCCGCGGGCGCTTCGTTCCGGTACCGGCCGCTTCCATGCCCTCATACTAATGGACAGTCCCGCCGCAAACACGAAGGATCGTGCATGTTCTGCACTTGTTGCCGGATTGTCACATTCGGCCGCCCCGGCGCCCGGCGCCCAGCGGCTGGCCGGGTTTCGGGTGCGGGGCGTGGAAGAATGAGGGGGAGCCACCATGACAGTCAGAACAGCTTCCCCCAGCACCGCAGACCCGGGCGGCGGCCCCGAGCGCCCCGTCCCGGAGCCCCGGCACACCCGGCAGATTCCGGACGTGCCGCGGCGGCTGTTTTTCCTGACCATGGGGGCTGCAGCCGCGACTACCGCATTCCAGGCCAACATTGCCGCGGACACGCTGCTGACCGAGCGCACCCAGTACCGCGTCACCACCCCCGACAACGACGAGAACCGGGCGGCGGCGGAACAGTTCCCGGGCCGGACCTGGTACCTGCTGGCGGGTTTCCGGGTCAGCTACCGCGACGCCGGGCGCAAGCTGGCCGCGCTGCAGCCGGCCATGAACAAGCGCGCCCCGGCCTCCTACATCGGCTACTCCAATGAGGGAATTGACGTGGCGCAGCTGTTCATCGCCATCCAGCGTGACGTGTACGCCCGCAACCTCGACACGATCTACTTCTACGGCGACAGCTTTGGCGGCATGGTGGCGGTGGTCCTGGGCTCGCTGCTGGCCTCGGCAGGGTTCAAGGTGAAGATGGTCGTCATGGGCTCCAGCCCCAGCAACGTTTCCGACACCCTCGACCCGGGCAAGGAGTACATCGACCTGG from Arthrobacter stackebrandtii encodes the following:
- a CDS encoding TetR/AcrR family transcriptional regulator encodes the protein MEAAGTGTKRPRAAAAGRIYSGLQPSERAKERRARLVRAGIEVFGTVGYGAAKIKVLCQQAGLSERYFYESFESREELLTTVYDSLSTGLMQDVVAALSAPASDVHESVRAGMAAVVNYMLVDPRHAQIILVEIVGVSHELESKRHASMTAFAEESRRQLLLLSGIDAAEADARLAANPGDDALAGVLDVARLTAVSMVGGVNNMLIDAVLGGTTANRDRIIEVAYQLISNSAVGLKALAGQTVLAGPAEPDA